In Pseudomonadota bacterium, a genomic segment contains:
- a CDS encoding CoA ester lyase, translated as MTPLETLPSRTYLFAPGNHPRKVEKCLTVGADAVVLDLEDAVANDQKTPTRDSLVEALKKPRACRAYVRVNSFETPWCFDDLLAVVGPGLDGIVLPKTESAAQLIAVDWVLNQLERRHQLTEGSIDLMPIIETARGLAQINEICQAATRIRRLAFGAGDLHLDLNLRWEPEERALADTRARLVLASRVAELEPPIDTVVLQIKDHDRFELSARNGLEMGFQGKLCIHPDQVAPANRIFSPSDEEIAHARSVVAAFEAAEAEGSASIQLDGYFIDYPIVYKAQRILSLAERLED; from the coding sequence ATGACTCCCCTCGAGACTCTCCCCAGCCGCACCTATCTGTTTGCGCCGGGCAATCACCCGAGGAAAGTCGAAAAATGTCTGACCGTCGGGGCCGACGCGGTGGTGTTGGACCTGGAAGACGCTGTCGCCAACGATCAAAAAACGCCCACCCGGGATTCCCTGGTTGAGGCGCTCAAGAAGCCGCGCGCCTGCCGCGCCTACGTTCGCGTGAACAGCTTTGAAACGCCCTGGTGTTTCGACGATCTGCTAGCGGTGGTCGGACCTGGGCTGGACGGCATCGTGCTGCCAAAAACGGAGTCAGCCGCGCAGCTGATTGCGGTTGATTGGGTATTGAACCAGCTCGAACGACGCCACCAGCTGACTGAGGGCAGCATCGACCTGATGCCGATCATTGAGACCGCCCGAGGGCTAGCTCAGATCAACGAGATCTGCCAGGCCGCCACGCGGATACGGCGCCTCGCGTTTGGCGCTGGCGACCTCCACCTTGATCTCAACCTGCGGTGGGAGCCCGAAGAGCGAGCGCTGGCCGACACGCGGGCCCGACTGGTCCTCGCCTCCCGGGTGGCGGAGCTTGAGCCGCCGATTGATACGGTGGTGCTGCAAATCAAGGATCACGACCGGTTTGAGCTTTCGGCCAGGAACGGTCTCGAGATGGGCTTTCAGGGCAAGCTGTGCATCCATCCGGACCAGGTCGCGCCGGCCAACCGGATCTTCAGCCCGTCGGATGAGGAAATTGCTCACGCCCGCAGCGTGGTCGCCGCCTTCGAAGCGGCCGAGGCCGAAGGTTCAGCCTCCATCCAGCTCGACGGGTACTTCATCGACTACCCGATCGTCTACAAGGCGCAGCGTATCCTCAGCCTGGCAGAGCGGCTCGAAGACTGA
- a CDS encoding GntR family transcriptional regulator — MAKTRTGKGPRYREIANGICEAIAKGRLTVGSKLPGEHELRQRYKVSRHTIREALRMLEDGGFIQRHKGIGTVVTSDVARSGYVQRMQSVSELLQYPADTVLEHVGSANLVANAELAKTLGIPPRSHWSCLSAIRRDSRSGLALCWTDVYVLRRYRSVEKYIGTDPRPLYDVIEQVFGERIRSVEVELTAELLASSHAEALGVPEGQPAMNILRRYHGKDRVFEVSVVRHPSERFKYSLTMQRDWSTGS, encoded by the coding sequence ATGGCAAAAACACGCACCGGCAAAGGCCCCCGTTACCGGGAGATCGCCAACGGCATTTGCGAGGCAATCGCAAAGGGACGATTGACGGTCGGCAGCAAGCTGCCGGGCGAACACGAGCTCCGGCAGCGCTATAAGGTCAGTCGACACACCATTCGCGAGGCGCTCCGGATGCTGGAGGATGGCGGGTTCATTCAGCGACACAAGGGCATCGGCACCGTCGTCACCTCGGACGTGGCCCGGTCTGGCTACGTTCAGCGCATGCAGTCGGTATCGGAACTTCTTCAATACCCTGCCGATACGGTGCTGGAGCATGTCGGCAGCGCCAACCTGGTCGCAAACGCAGAGCTGGCCAAAACGCTGGGCATCCCGCCCCGCTCCCACTGGAGCTGCCTGAGCGCCATCCGCCGCGACAGCCGGAGTGGCTTGGCTTTGTGCTGGACCGACGTCTATGTCCTGCGCCGCTACCGCAGCGTGGAGAAGTACATCGGCACGGACCCGCGTCCGCTCTACGACGTCATCGAACAGGTTTTTGGCGAACGAATCCGCAGCGTCGAAGTGGAGCTCACCGCCGAGCTGCTGGCGTCTTCCCACGCTGAGGCCCTCGGCGTGCCCGAAGGCCAGCCAGCCATGAATATCCTGCGGCGATACCACGGCAAAGACCGTGTTTTTGAAGTGTCCGTCGTGCGCCACCCCAGCGAACGATTCAAATATTCCCTGACGATGCAACGTGACTGGAGCACCGGATCATGA